In a single window of the Anaerocolumna cellulosilytica genome:
- a CDS encoding GNAT family N-acetyltransferase — protein sequence MIIRKAEKKDLVHLLEIYNYEVMHGISTLDLAPKTIEEWDVWFCAHNVDNHPLFVAEADNQVAGYASLSAYREKEAFKTTVELSIYIGPEHRNKGIASALMKIVLDEAKRDEKIHTIVSVITAGNEGSRRLHEKFGFEFCGTIKEVGMKFGTFRDIENYSLIV from the coding sequence ATGATTATAAGAAAAGCAGAAAAAAAAGATTTAGTACATCTTTTGGAAATTTACAATTATGAAGTAATGCATGGCATTTCTACACTAGATTTAGCACCTAAAACTATTGAGGAATGGGATGTATGGTTTTGTGCACATAATGTAGACAATCATCCGTTATTTGTAGCAGAAGCGGACAACCAGGTTGCGGGTTATGCAAGCTTGTCTGCCTACCGAGAGAAAGAAGCATTTAAAACAACGGTGGAATTGTCCATCTATATCGGACCAGAGCACAGAAACAAGGGAATTGCTTCTGCTTTAATGAAAATTGTTTTGGATGAAGCAAAAAGGGATGAAAAAATTCATACCATAGTATCAGTTATAACAGCAGGAAATGAAGGTAGTAGAAGGCTGCATGAGAAATTCGGATTTGAGTTTTGTGGGACGATTAAAGAAGTTGGAATGAAATTCGGAACATTTAGGGATATTGAGAATTATAGTTTAATTGTGTAG
- the tuf gene encoding elongation factor Tu, translating into MAKAKFERSKPHCNIGTIGHVDHGKTTLTAAITKTLHERLGTGEAVAFDKIDKAPEERERGITISTSHVEYESKARHYAHVDCPGHADYVKNMITGAAQMDGAILVVAATDGVMAQTKEHILLSRQVGVPYIVVFMNKCDMVDDEELLELVEMEIRDLLSEYEFPGDDTPIIHGSALKALEDPASEWGDKIIELFDAVDSWIPDPQRETDKPFLMPVEDVFSITGRGTVATGRVERGVLKVSEEVEIVGIKEETRKVVVTGIEMFRKLLDDAQAGDNIGALLRGVQRNEIERGQVLCKPGSIKCHKKFTAQVYVLTKDEGGRHTPFFNNYRPQFYFRTTDVTGVCNLPEGVEMCMPGDNVEMTIELIHPIAMEQGLGFAIREGGRTVGSGKVATIIA; encoded by the coding sequence ATGGCTAAAGCTAAGTTTGAAAGAAGCAAACCACATTGTAATATCGGTACCATCGGTCACGTAGATCATGGTAAAACTACTTTAACAGCAGCAATCACTAAGACTCTTCACGAAAGACTTGGTACTGGAGAAGCTGTAGCTTTCGATAAAATCGATAAAGCACCAGAAGAAAGAGAAAGAGGTATCACAATCTCTACTTCTCACGTTGAATATGAATCAAAAGCAAGACATTACGCTCACGTTGACTGCCCAGGACATGCCGACTACGTTAAGAACATGATTACTGGTGCTGCTCAGATGGACGGTGCTATCCTTGTTGTTGCTGCTACAGACGGTGTTATGGCTCAGACTAAAGAGCATATCTTATTATCCCGTCAGGTAGGTGTACCTTACATCGTAGTGTTTATGAACAAATGCGATATGGTAGACGACGAAGAATTACTTGAATTAGTAGAAATGGAAATCAGAGATTTATTATCTGAATATGAATTCCCTGGCGATGACACTCCAATCATCCACGGATCAGCTCTTAAAGCGCTTGAAGATCCTGCAAGTGAATGGGGCGACAAAATTATTGAATTATTTGATGCTGTTGATAGCTGGATTCCAGATCCTCAGAGAGAAACAGACAAGCCTTTCTTAATGCCTGTCGAAGACGTTTTCTCCATCACTGGTCGTGGTACTGTTGCTACAGGTCGTGTTGAACGTGGTGTTCTTAAAGTATCTGAAGAAGTTGAAATCGTTGGTATCAAAGAAGAAACTCGTAAAGTTGTTGTTACTGGTATCGAAATGTTCCGTAAACTTCTTGATGATGCTCAGGCTGGTGATAACATCGGTGCACTTCTTCGTGGTGTTCAGAGAAACGAAATCGAAAGAGGACAGGTTCTTTGCAAACCAGGTTCAATCAAATGCCACAAAAAATTCACTGCGCAGGTTTACGTATTAACTAAAGATGAAGGTGGACGTCACACTCCTTTCTTCAATAATTACAGACCTCAGTTCTACTTCAGAACAACTGACGTAACAGGTGTTTGTAACCTTCCTGAAGGTGTAGAAATGTGTATGCCTGGTGATAACGTAGAAATGACTATCGAATTAATTCATCCTATCGCTATGGAACAAGGTTTAGGCTTTGCAATCCGTGAAGGTGGTAGAACAGTTGGTTCAGGTAAAGTTGCTACAATCATTGCTTAA
- the fusA gene encoding elongation factor G → MAGREYPLDRTRNIGIMAHIDAGKTTLTERILYYTGVNYKIGDTHEGTATMDWMEQEQERGITITSAATTCHWTQEFEHKKMPGALEHRINIIDTPGHVDFTVEVERSLRVLDSAVGVFCAKGGVEPQSETVWRQADKYQVPRMAFVNKMDISGADFFNVVSMIKSRLGKNAVPIQLPVGKEDDFKGIIDLFEMKAYLYLDDKGDDIQITEIPEDLKDLADEYRANMIESICETDDVLIEKFLEGEEPTNAELKVALRNATISTAIIPVTCGSAYRNKGVQKLLDAVLEFMPAPTDIPDIKGVDMEGNEIHRKSSDEEPFAALAFKIMADPFVGKLAFFRVYSGTLNSGSYVLNSTKGKKERVGRILQMHANKREDLEKVYSGDIAAAVGLKSTTTGDTICDEKNAVILESMEFPEPVIEVSIEPKTKAGQDKMGESLAKLAEEDPTFRTYTNEETGQTIIAGMGELHLEIIVDRLLREYKVEANVGAPQVAYKETFTKAVEVDSKYAKQSGGRGQYGHCKVRFEPMDANAEKTFEFISTVVGGAIPKEYIPAVGAGIEEASKAGILGGYPVLGIKATVYDGSYHEVDSNEMAFKIAGSMAFKDAMHKAGAVLLEPIMRVEVTVPEEYMGDVIGDISSRRGRIEGSEDLSGSKLIRGFVPLSEMFGYSTSLRSRTQGRGAYSMFFSNYESVPKSVQEKVLAAKGKN, encoded by the coding sequence GTGGCTGGAAGAGAATATCCACTAGATAGAACCAGGAACATCGGTATCATGGCTCATATTGATGCTGGTAAGACTACTCTTACCGAACGTATCTTATACTATACCGGTGTAAACTATAAGATTGGTGATACTCACGAAGGTACTGCTACCATGGACTGGATGGAACAGGAGCAGGAAAGAGGTATTACAATCACTTCAGCCGCTACAACTTGTCATTGGACGCAGGAATTCGAACACAAGAAAATGCCTGGTGCTTTAGAACACCGTATCAACATCATTGATACACCGGGACACGTTGACTTCACAGTAGAAGTTGAACGTTCCTTACGTGTATTAGACAGTGCTGTTGGTGTGTTCTGTGCAAAAGGCGGTGTTGAGCCTCAGTCCGAAACAGTTTGGCGTCAGGCTGATAAATATCAAGTACCTAGAATGGCATTTGTAAATAAAATGGATATATCAGGTGCTGATTTCTTTAATGTAGTAAGTATGATAAAATCAAGATTAGGTAAGAATGCAGTTCCTATTCAATTACCTGTCGGTAAAGAAGATGATTTCAAAGGAATCATTGATCTTTTTGAAATGAAAGCTTATTTATATCTGGATGATAAAGGTGATGATATTCAGATCACTGAAATTCCGGAAGATTTAAAAGATTTGGCTGATGAATACAGAGCTAACATGATAGAATCCATCTGCGAAACAGATGATGTGTTAATTGAAAAGTTCTTAGAAGGTGAAGAACCTACAAATGCTGAATTAAAAGTAGCTCTTAGAAATGCAACCATTTCTACAGCAATCATCCCTGTAACTTGCGGTTCTGCTTATAGAAACAAAGGTGTACAGAAGTTATTAGATGCGGTTCTTGAATTCATGCCAGCGCCTACTGACATTCCTGACATCAAGGGTGTTGATATGGAAGGCAATGAAATTCACAGAAAATCATCTGATGAAGAGCCTTTTGCAGCTCTTGCATTCAAAATTATGGCAGATCCCTTCGTAGGAAAGCTTGCGTTCTTCAGAGTTTACTCCGGTACATTAAACTCCGGTTCTTATGTACTGAACTCCACAAAAGGTAAAAAAGAACGTGTAGGCCGTATTCTTCAGATGCATGCTAATAAAAGAGAAGACCTTGAAAAGGTTTACTCCGGTGATATAGCAGCTGCGGTTGGTTTAAAGAGTACAACTACAGGTGATACCATCTGTGATGAAAAAAATGCTGTTATTCTTGAGTCTATGGAATTCCCTGAACCTGTTATTGAGGTATCAATTGAACCTAAGACAAAAGCAGGACAGGATAAGATGGGTGAATCTTTAGCAAAACTTGCAGAAGAAGATCCTACATTCAGAACTTACACCAATGAAGAAACAGGTCAGACAATTATCGCAGGTATGGGTGAATTACACCTTGAAATCATCGTAGACAGACTTCTTCGTGAATACAAGGTGGAAGCTAATGTAGGTGCTCCTCAGGTTGCTTACAAAGAAACATTCACCAAAGCTGTTGAAGTTGATAGTAAATATGCGAAACAGTCCGGTGGTCGTGGTCAATACGGTCACTGTAAAGTTAGATTCGAGCCTATGGATGCTAATGCAGAGAAGACTTTTGAATTCATATCTACCGTTGTTGGTGGTGCTATTCCTAAGGAATACATCCCTGCAGTTGGTGCTGGTATCGAAGAAGCTTCTAAAGCCGGTATCCTTGGCGGATATCCAGTTCTTGGTATTAAGGCAACTGTTTATGACGGTTCTTACCATGAAGTCGATTCCAATGAAATGGCATTTAAGATTGCAGGTTCTATGGCATTCAAAGATGCAATGCATAAAGCTGGCGCTGTTTTATTAGAACCAATCATGAGAGTAGAAGTTACTGTGCCTGAAGAATATATGGGCGATGTTATCGGTGATATCAGTTCACGTCGTGGACGTATTGAAGGTTCAGAAGACTTAAGTGGATCAAAACTTATTAGAGGTTTCGTTCCGTTGTCTGAGATGTTCGGTTACTCCACATCACTTCGTTCCAGAACACAGGGACGTGGTGCTTACTCTATGTTCTTCTCAAACTATGAATCAGTTCCTAAGAGCGTTCAGGAAAAAGTTCTGGCTGCAAAAGGAAAGAACTAG
- the rpsG gene encoding 30S ribosomal protein S7, whose amino-acid sequence MPRKGHIQKRDVLADPIYNSKIVTKLINNIMLDGKRGTAQKIVYGAFDRIAEKTGKEAIEVFEEAMNNIMPVLEVKARRIGGATYQVPIEVRPDRRQALALRWLTLYSRKRGEKTMQEKLANELMDAANNTGSAVKKKEDMHKMADANKAFAHYRW is encoded by the coding sequence GTGCCACGTAAAGGACATATACAGAAAAGAGATGTATTAGCAGATCCTATTTACAATAGCAAGATTGTTACTAAGTTAATTAATAACATAATGCTTGACGGAAAGAGAGGAACTGCACAAAAGATCGTATACGGAGCGTTTGACAGAATAGCAGAGAAGACAGGAAAAGAAGCAATCGAAGTTTTTGAAGAAGCTATGAACAATATCATGCCGGTATTGGAAGTTAAAGCTAGACGTATCGGTGGTGCTACTTATCAGGTTCCTATCGAAGTTAGACCTGATAGAAGACAGGCATTAGCACTTCGTTGGTTAACTCTTTATTCTCGTAAAAGAGGAGAAAAGACAATGCAGGAAAAATTAGCCAACGAGCTTATGGATGCAGCGAACAATACTGGATCCGCTGTTAAGAAAAAAGAAGATATGCACAAAATGGCAGATGCCAACAAAGCATTTGCTCACTATCGTTGGTAA
- the rpsL gene encoding 30S ribosomal protein S12 has translation MPTFNQLVRKGRKTVEKKSNSPALQKGFNSLNKRATDTSSPQKRGVCTAVRTATPKKPNSALRKIARVRLSNGIEVTSYIPGEGHNLQEHSVVLIRGGRVKDLPGTRYHIVRGTLDTAGVAKRRQARSKYGAKRPKPAK, from the coding sequence ATGCCTACATTTAATCAATTAGTAAGAAAAGGCAGAAAGACAGTAGAAAAGAAATCTAATTCTCCTGCTCTGCAAAAAGGATTTAACTCCTTAAACAAGAGAGCAACTGATACATCCTCACCACAAAAAAGAGGTGTGTGTACAGCGGTTAGAACAGCTACACCTAAGAAACCTAACTCCGCTCTTAGAAAAATTGCCAGGGTTCGTCTTTCTAACGGAATCGAAGTAACAAGCTATATCCCAGGTGAAGGTCACAACCTTCAGGAGCATAGTGTTGTTCTGATTAGAGGTGGAAGGGTAAAGGATTTACCTGGTACTCGTTACCATATCGTCAGAGGTACACTGGATACAGCAGGTGTTGCTAAGAGAAGACAGGCTCGTTCCAAATACGGAGCTAAGAGACCGAAACCAGCAAAATAA
- the nrdJ gene encoding ribonucleoside-triphosphate reductase, adenosylcobalamin-dependent has translation MSGFLLDSFLKKYKTAESPFSSIGEFVYLRTYSRYLEQDKRRENWFETVLRTVEYNISLGIEHKQKYGIPIELEKERIEAEQLFDNLFHLRTFTSGRTLYMGGSEIVKEYPLSNYNCCFTLIETTEDFVDVFYLLMLGCGVGVRIDKKLICKFPEVRQVSLEGRYDGNVRLLTTKESMEHTLLNINQDKAKAEIKVGDSKEGWCDALRIYFNLVTLKEYESIKSITIDYSFVRPEGERLKRFGGRASGYKSLKRMFEKINKVMTKPAEGSLTTLDILDIATIISENVVSGGVRRSAMMIICDEDDEEVIQAKRNIYKVVDGNWIEDEEISHRKMSNNSVLYQSRPTLERIQEILHSIRINGEPGFINGAEAVRRKKTFQGCNPCGEILLQSKQCCNLSTNNLLAFVKEDDTLDVKKLEAVIRLSARVTIRMTLAEVELPEWNKVMQEDRIVGISLTGMMDMINRTKMSYEELGDLLGRLKDIVHAEGEKYCKELKISKPDLMTTIKPEGTLSNLPGVSSGIHYAHAQYYIRRVRIAASDPLYKMLEEQGGYPIHNEVGQTDENCTIKVIEFPMKAPEGKTKYEIGAIEQLNLYKLSMVHWTDHNTSITVHVREGEWDEVAKWLYDNFDYAVGVTFLPLFEETYPLLPFECTTREDYEERIKALKPIDYELLAKYDSDEEQEIVDTDCESGVCPVR, from the coding sequence ATGTCAGGATTTTTATTAGATAGCTTTTTAAAGAAATATAAAACTGCCGAAAGCCCCTTTAGCAGTATAGGGGAATTTGTATACTTAAGAACTTATTCTAGATATTTAGAGCAGGATAAAAGAAGAGAAAACTGGTTCGAAACTGTACTAAGAACCGTTGAGTATAATATAAGCCTAGGAATAGAACATAAACAAAAGTATGGTATACCAATAGAATTAGAGAAAGAAAGAATAGAGGCGGAACAGTTATTTGATAATTTATTCCACTTAAGGACTTTTACCTCTGGCAGAACCCTGTATATGGGAGGGTCTGAGATTGTAAAAGAATATCCGCTATCCAACTACAATTGCTGCTTTACTTTGATTGAAACCACGGAAGATTTTGTAGATGTATTTTATCTGCTTATGTTAGGCTGTGGTGTGGGAGTAAGGATAGATAAAAAATTAATTTGCAAATTCCCCGAGGTCAGACAGGTATCTTTAGAAGGAAGGTATGACGGTAACGTCCGTTTGTTAACTACAAAGGAGTCTATGGAACACACACTACTTAATATTAACCAAGATAAAGCTAAAGCAGAAATTAAAGTGGGTGACAGCAAAGAAGGTTGGTGTGATGCACTTAGAATATATTTTAATCTGGTTACATTAAAAGAATATGAAAGTATAAAAAGCATAACAATTGATTACAGTTTTGTACGTCCGGAAGGAGAGAGGCTGAAGAGATTTGGAGGCCGGGCATCGGGGTATAAATCGCTTAAGCGCATGTTTGAAAAAATAAATAAAGTTATGACAAAGCCTGCAGAGGGCAGCTTAACAACACTTGACATACTAGATATTGCAACTATAATTAGTGAAAATGTAGTTTCGGGCGGGGTAAGAAGAAGTGCCATGATGATTATATGTGATGAAGATGATGAGGAAGTCATTCAGGCTAAGCGAAATATCTATAAAGTTGTGGATGGTAACTGGATTGAAGATGAAGAGATATCACATCGTAAAATGAGTAATAATTCTGTTTTATATCAAAGCAGGCCAACTTTAGAACGTATACAGGAAATCCTGCATTCCATTCGAATTAACGGTGAGCCGGGCTTTATAAATGGGGCAGAAGCAGTCAGAAGGAAGAAAACATTTCAAGGGTGTAATCCCTGTGGTGAGATATTACTGCAATCCAAGCAATGCTGTAATCTGTCTACGAATAATTTATTAGCATTTGTAAAGGAGGATGATACCCTTGATGTTAAGAAACTGGAAGCAGTGATACGTTTGTCAGCAAGAGTAACAATACGTATGACTCTGGCAGAGGTGGAGTTACCGGAATGGAATAAGGTAATGCAGGAGGATAGAATTGTCGGCATATCTTTAACCGGTATGATGGATATGATAAATAGAACAAAGATGTCTTATGAAGAGCTTGGGGACTTACTGGGTCGCTTAAAAGATATAGTACATGCAGAAGGTGAAAAATACTGTAAAGAATTAAAAATCAGTAAGCCGGACTTAATGACTACCATTAAACCAGAAGGAACCCTGTCAAATCTTCCTGGGGTCAGTTCCGGAATACATTATGCACATGCACAGTACTATATTCGCAGAGTGCGGATAGCTGCTTCCGATCCTTTGTATAAAATGTTAGAGGAGCAAGGAGGATATCCAATACACAACGAAGTAGGGCAAACGGATGAAAATTGTACCATTAAGGTAATTGAGTTCCCGATGAAAGCGCCTGAGGGTAAGACAAAATATGAGATTGGAGCCATTGAACAGTTAAATCTGTATAAACTGTCTATGGTGCATTGGACGGATCATAATACATCCATAACAGTACATGTTAGAGAGGGGGAATGGGACGAGGTTGCCAAATGGCTTTATGATAATTTTGATTATGCAGTAGGGGTAACTTTCCTGCCGTTATTTGAAGAAACATATCCATTGCTTCCTTTTGAGTGTACAACCAGAGAAGACTATGAAGAACGGATAAAAGCATTAAAGCCTATTGACTATGAGTTATTAGCAAAGTATGACAGTGATGAAGAACAGGAGATTGTGGATACGGATTGTGAATCCGGTGTATGCCCTGTCAGATGA
- a CDS encoding DUF6886 family protein: MRLFHVSEESSIKIFYPRLPLRKDLDPNTGLIWALHERCLPNFLTPRDCPRIAYHSESTTTPEDRDKFLSSQSCKHVVVVEHSWYDIIKQTTLYLYEFDATSFELQDETAGYYVSKSSQIPINKIVVTDIMKELRERNVELRFVDSLWDMASAIQKSSMKWSLCRMANAKLK, encoded by the coding sequence ATGCGATTGTTTCATGTCAGTGAAGAAAGTTCTATTAAAATTTTTTATCCCAGACTGCCCCTCAGAAAAGATTTAGACCCGAATACAGGTTTAATTTGGGCACTTCATGAAAGATGCCTTCCAAACTTTTTAACGCCAAGAGATTGCCCAAGAATAGCTTATCATTCAGAAAGTACAACAACGCCAGAAGACCGGGACAAATTTCTATCTTCACAGTCCTGCAAACATGTCGTGGTAGTAGAACATAGTTGGTATGATATTATAAAACAAACTACACTCTACCTTTATGAGTTTGACGCAACTTCATTTGAATTACAGGATGAAACCGCCGGCTATTATGTTAGTAAGAGTTCTCAGATACCTATTAATAAAATAGTAGTAACGGATATTATGAAAGAATTACGTGAAAGAAATGTGGAATTACGTTTTGTAGATTCTCTATGGGATATGGCATCTGCAATTCAAAAGAGTTCTATGAAGTGGTCCTTATGCCGAATGGCAAATGCTAAGCTAAAATAA